In a genomic window of Duncaniella freteri:
- a CDS encoding Gfo/Idh/MocA family protein, whose amino-acid sequence MRVLVIGLGSIARKHIAALRNIDPEAEILALRSSIGAPSCDGVRDIYDISAIKGTKIDFAIISTPTSEHLRSLMAARELDCPLFIEKPVHHTLECESVVRELMSSGVLTYVACNLRFLDSIRFIKNAVETRGVAVNEVNVYCGSYLPEWRKDADFRKVYSSVPEMGGGVNIDLIHEIDYLYWIFGIPESVVKVLRNGSSLGIRAVDYANYTMDYGNFCASVVLNYYRRDYKRTLEIVWEDETWLCDLARNMVVRTSDGQVLFRSDDSILDTYEAQLRYFADLVRNNKKESFNTVGDALSVLKICLDDESER is encoded by the coding sequence ATGAGGGTGCTCGTAATAGGCTTAGGCTCAATTGCACGTAAGCACATCGCAGCCCTGAGGAATATTGATCCGGAAGCAGAGATCCTGGCTCTGCGCTCATCCATTGGAGCACCATCCTGTGATGGTGTGCGTGATATATATGACATCTCTGCGATAAAGGGGACAAAGATAGATTTCGCAATCATATCCACTCCTACTTCCGAGCATCTAAGGTCGCTTATGGCTGCACGAGAATTGGATTGTCCTCTTTTTATAGAGAAGCCTGTGCATCATACGCTTGAATGCGAATCTGTTGTGCGAGAGCTCATGTCGTCAGGTGTATTGACCTATGTTGCGTGCAATCTTCGTTTTCTTGATTCCATCCGTTTCATCAAGAACGCCGTAGAGACACGTGGAGTGGCAGTCAATGAGGTGAACGTATATTGCGGGTCCTATCTGCCAGAATGGCGTAAGGATGCCGATTTCCGGAAGGTGTATTCATCTGTCCCGGAGATGGGTGGAGGTGTCAATATTGATCTTATTCATGAGATTGATTACCTTTACTGGATATTTGGCATACCGGAAAGCGTCGTCAAGGTCCTTAGGAACGGTTCCTCTCTTGGCATTAGAGCCGTGGACTATGCCAACTATACAATGGACTACGGCAACTTCTGTGCGAGTGTGGTGTTGAATTACTATCGGCGTGACTATAAACGGACTTTGGAGATTGTATGGGAGGACGAGACATGGTTATGTGATCTCGCCCGGAATATGGTCGTCCGGACATCCGACGGTCAAGTGTTGTTCCGGTCGGATGATTCAATACTTGATACGTACGAGGCGCAGTTAAGATATTTTGCAGATCTTGTAAGAAACAATAAGAAAGAATCCTTTAACACTGTGGGTGATGCTCTCAGTGTGCTTAAAATATGTTTGGACGATGAATCTGAAAGATAA
- a CDS encoding SDR family NAD(P)-dependent oxidoreductase: protein MGSNESIDGLIEFTVNNYGRIDGLINAAYPHTKDWGRYRFEDTPFEHWEENVRLQLNSVFYIDRQVSLVMERQGYGSIVNFGSIYGIVGNDFTIYEDYGGTSPVEYCAIKGGIINFTRIYGILFGEIRYPSQLRMPGRHMGSPA, encoded by the coding sequence ATGGGATCGAATGAGTCTATTGACGGTCTGATAGAGTTTACAGTCAATAATTACGGACGTATCGACGGACTCATCAATGCTGCATATCCACACACCAAGGATTGGGGGAGATACCGGTTTGAGGATACGCCGTTTGAGCACTGGGAGGAGAATGTGAGATTGCAGCTGAACTCTGTGTTCTACATCGATCGTCAGGTGTCGCTCGTGATGGAGCGTCAGGGCTACGGCTCTATAGTCAATTTCGGTTCCATTTACGGTATCGTAGGCAATGATTTCACGATCTATGAGGACTACGGAGGCACATCCCCTGTGGAATATTGCGCCATAAAGGGTGGAATAATAAATTTCACACGCATATATGGCATCCTATTTGGGGAAATACGGTATCCGAGTCAACTGCGTATGCCCGGGCGGCATATGGGATCACCAGCGTGA
- a CDS encoding SDR family oxidoreductase has protein sequence MASYLGKYGIRVNCVCPGGIWDHQREEFVRNYNHRCPMKRMGNPDDIAPLCLFLVSDGAKYITGQIIAADGGWTAI, from the coding sequence ATGGCATCCTATTTGGGGAAATACGGTATCCGAGTCAACTGCGTATGCCCGGGCGGCATATGGGATCACCAGCGTGAGGAATTCGTAAGGAACTATAATCACCGTTGTCCCATGAAACGTATGGGCAATCCTGACGACATAGCCCCGCTGTGTCTCTTCCTCGTATCGGATGGAGCGAAGTATATCACAGGTCAGATAATTGCCGCTGACGGCGGATGGACCGCGATATAG
- a CDS encoding alpha/beta fold hydrolase, producing MEDYTCAMEEFIEALGIRNPVLLGHSFGGRVGILYASRHPESRL from the coding sequence GTGGAGGATTACACCTGTGCCATGGAGGAATTCATCGAGGCTCTCGGCATCAGGAATCCTGTGCTGTTAGGTCACTCTTTCGGTGGACGTGTAGGCATTCTTTATGCCTCTCGTCATCCCGAGTCAAGGCTATGA
- a CDS encoding alpha/beta fold hydrolase, translated as MILVDAAGIKPRRSFSYYRKVYTFKAIKRMMYLIYGKSKAELKLDARRAKAGSSDYASASPMMRRILSRVVNEDLTDRLPLVKVPVLLVWGENDTATPLSDARTMERLIPDAGLVSFRDAVITASLIIRFNSPQS; from the coding sequence ATGATACTTGTGGATGCAGCCGGGATAAAGCCCAGACGTTCGTTCAGTTATTATCGGAAAGTGTATACTTTCAAGGCTATAAAGCGGATGATGTATCTCATATATGGCAAGTCAAAGGCTGAGCTGAAACTTGATGCACGCCGTGCCAAAGCCGGGTCGAGTGACTATGCCTCTGCTTCACCGATGATGCGTCGCATACTGTCACGTGTCGTTAATGAGGACCTTACTGACCGTCTTCCGCTCGTCAAGGTTCCTGTGCTGCTTGTATGGGGCGAGAATGACACAGCCACACCGCTGTCTGATGCCCGCACCATGGAGCGTCTGATACCCGATGCCGGACTTGTTTCGTTCCGGGATGCGGTCATTACAGCTTCCTTGATAATCCGGTTCAATTCGCCGCAGTCCTGA
- a CDS encoding Mur ligase family protein: protein MPDLKIIGVTGSYGKTSTKHYLNRILSEHFDVMMTPGSYNTTMV, encoded by the coding sequence ATGCCTGACCTGAAGATAATAGGAGTGACAGGAAGTTACGGCAAGACTTCCACCAAGCATTATCTTAACAGGATACTCTCCGAGCATTTCGATGTCATGATGACTCCCGGAAGCTATAACACAACAATGGTGTGA
- a CDS encoding Mur ligase family protein → MIRTVREYLKPYNEVFIVEMGAKQIGDIKEICDLVHPSVGIVTAVGEQHLESFKSIENVQRTKFELIDSLPSDGGLAVINDDFPYVANRPVSNVECVRYAVSNPGNAGYVATDITYTPAGTQFTVRTPQGASLEFSTRLVGECNVSNLLAAVIVAMRLGVPEDKIRYAVGQIEQVEHRLNMKRTPGGVTIIDDAFNSNPTGSSMALDVLAMMTQGRRIVVTPGMIELGDRQEELNRNFGQKIAASADIAIVVGEYNREAIVDGINESKEKDASSATEVHTVPTFLDSQSLLGSILRPGDTVLYENDLPDTFK, encoded by the coding sequence GTGATACGTACTGTGCGCGAATACCTGAAGCCTTACAACGAGGTGTTTATCGTTGAGATGGGTGCCAAGCAGATAGGGGATATCAAAGAGATTTGCGACCTTGTTCATCCTTCTGTGGGGATTGTGACAGCAGTCGGCGAGCAGCATCTTGAATCGTTCAAGAGCATAGAGAATGTGCAGCGTACCAAGTTTGAGCTTATTGACTCGCTCCCTTCCGACGGAGGTCTTGCTGTCATCAATGATGATTTCCCATATGTGGCAAATCGTCCGGTAAGCAATGTGGAGTGTGTGCGTTATGCAGTGTCCAATCCTGGTAATGCAGGTTATGTTGCCACTGACATCACTTATACACCTGCCGGGACGCAATTCACTGTAAGGACACCTCAGGGTGCGTCTCTGGAATTCTCCACGCGTCTGGTAGGGGAGTGCAACGTGAGCAATCTCCTTGCGGCAGTCATTGTCGCCATGCGTCTTGGTGTACCTGAGGATAAGATAAGATATGCTGTGGGACAGATAGAGCAAGTGGAACATCGCCTGAACATGAAACGTACCCCCGGAGGAGTCACCATTATTGACGACGCGTTCAATTCCAATCCCACCGGATCCTCAATGGCTCTCGATGTGCTCGCAATGATGACACAGGGAAGGCGTATTGTGGTCACTCCTGGTATGATTGAGCTTGGTGACAGGCAGGAGGAGCTGAACCGTAATTTCGGGCAAAAGATTGCTGCATCAGCTGACATTGCCATTGTCGTGGGTGAATACAACAGGGAAGCAATAGTCGACGGCATCAATGAAAGTAAAGAGAAAGATGCATCGTCGGCGACTGAGGTCCACACTGTTCCTACATTCCTTGACTCACAGAGTCTGTTGGGTTCCATTCTCCGTCCAGGTGACACGGTGCTTTATGAGAATGATCTTCCTGACACCTTCAAGTAG
- a CDS encoding D-alanine--D-alanine ligase family protein codes for MKTNIGVFFGGRSTEHEISVISASQAMHAINRDKYDVTPIYISKQGRFYTGDALFDVANYRDIPSLLAKCTQVYMEPSYGDYNLYRVKKPMFGSAVLTTLDVVIPVLHGSNVEDGIFEGVLETIGIPYAGCNTLASANGMDKITMKMILRECGVPVIDYVWFTDKEWFKKRDELIARIEDKIGYPVIVKPANLGSSVGIGRAANREQLIGKIEIAEKYSSRIIVEHMVDNLKEINCSVLGDCDEYRSSVLEEPIKSAEILSYEDKYMGGTKGAKGMQASQKRIPADLPAGMTERIRFLAGETFRVLGCHGVSRIDFIIDDDTKEIFVNEINTIPGSLSFYLWEATGLSFDALMDTLVKLALKRKREQGRKP; via the coding sequence ATGAAAACCAATATAGGAGTATTCTTCGGCGGCCGTTCCACCGAACATGAGATCTCGGTGATATCGGCATCGCAGGCAATGCACGCCATCAATCGTGACAAGTATGATGTCACACCTATATACATCTCCAAGCAGGGACGTTTCTACACAGGTGACGCTCTTTTTGATGTGGCTAATTATCGTGATATTCCATCGCTTCTTGCCAAGTGCACCCAGGTGTATATGGAGCCGTCATATGGCGATTACAATCTCTACCGGGTGAAGAAACCGATGTTCGGATCGGCTGTGCTTACCACGCTTGATGTTGTGATCCCTGTGCTTCATGGCTCCAACGTCGAGGATGGAATCTTTGAAGGGGTTCTTGAGACCATAGGTATTCCGTATGCAGGATGCAACACTCTTGCAAGTGCCAACGGTATGGATAAGATCACCATGAAGATGATTCTTCGGGAGTGTGGTGTCCCTGTGATCGATTATGTGTGGTTCACTGACAAGGAGTGGTTCAAGAAACGTGATGAGCTGATCGCCCGGATTGAAGATAAGATCGGTTATCCTGTAATTGTCAAGCCTGCCAATCTCGGATCGAGTGTGGGCATAGGTCGTGCTGCAAATCGCGAGCAGCTGATCGGGAAGATTGAGATTGCAGAGAAATATTCTTCACGTATCATTGTGGAGCATATGGTCGACAATCTTAAGGAAATCAACTGTTCGGTGCTCGGTGATTGTGACGAATATCGCTCATCTGTGCTCGAAGAGCCAATCAAGAGTGCTGAGATCCTCTCGTATGAGGACAAGTACATGGGCGGAACGAAGGGAGCCAAAGGTATGCAGGCATCGCAGAAACGTATCCCAGCCGATCTCCCAGCCGGGATGACCGAACGCATCCGCTTCCTTGCCGGTGAGACATTCCGAGTGCTCGGTTGCCATGGTGTGAGCAGGATTGACTTTATCATTGACGATGACACCAAGGAGATTTTTGTCAATGAGATAAACACTATTCCGGGGTCTCTTTCTTTCTATCTTTGGGAAGCTACAGGCTTGTCGTTTGATGCTCTTATGGATACACTTGTCAAGCTCGCTCTTAAGCGTAAGCGTGAGCAAGGCAGAAAACCGTGA